A genome region from Terriglobales bacterium includes the following:
- a CDS encoding heparan-alpha-glucosaminide N-acetyltransferase domain-containing protein, giving the protein MTVSTPIRISESAVVTRATGASTRVVSVDMLRGLAMVLMALDHTRDFLTHLRFPPELLSQTYGALFFTRWITHFCAPIFFFLAGTGVYLSSTRGKSLSQISRFLWTRGLWLVLLELTVIWFGWTFVPHVGGAAIVIWALGWSMVLMAAIVRLPFPAIAVLSLGMIATHNLLDPINPASFGRYSWVWLTLHVPGFYLIKPPQTGFFILYPLIPWVGVMAAGYCFGALVTKPPEERRRVFFRLGLALTLTFLMLRGLNLYGNSPAGLGFGFPFSAGPWQVQHSLSLTVISFFNTEKYPPSLQYLLMTLGPSLILLAGFECLNPSGRLGRVLLVFGRVPMFYYVLHIYLIHLMAVGVGLLFHQPVSWLLHGGAFLSSPPPGYGHNLPFIYLMWLTVVAILYFPCRWFMRLKERRKDWWLSYL; this is encoded by the coding sequence GTGACCGTCTCCACCCCAATTCGAATCAGCGAGTCCGCGGTCGTCACGCGCGCGACAGGCGCCAGCACGCGCGTTGTCTCGGTGGACATGCTCCGGGGCCTGGCCATGGTACTGATGGCACTCGATCATACCCGTGATTTTCTAACTCATCTGCGGTTTCCACCCGAACTCCTCAGCCAGACCTACGGGGCACTGTTCTTTACACGATGGATCACGCATTTCTGCGCACCGATTTTCTTCTTCCTCGCCGGGACGGGAGTTTATTTGTCGAGCACGCGTGGCAAGTCACTCAGCCAGATCTCGCGCTTCCTCTGGACCCGCGGACTGTGGCTCGTGTTGCTTGAGCTGACGGTGATTTGGTTTGGCTGGACCTTCGTGCCTCATGTCGGAGGTGCTGCGATCGTGATCTGGGCGCTGGGCTGGAGCATGGTCCTGATGGCGGCCATCGTGCGCCTCCCCTTCCCCGCAATTGCGGTGCTGAGTTTGGGAATGATCGCTACTCACAATTTGCTGGATCCCATCAATCCAGCCAGTTTCGGCAGATATTCGTGGGTATGGCTGACTCTGCACGTTCCCGGTTTTTACCTGATTAAGCCTCCGCAAACGGGCTTTTTCATTCTTTATCCTCTTATTCCCTGGGTAGGCGTCATGGCTGCGGGTTACTGCTTTGGCGCGTTAGTGACGAAGCCGCCCGAGGAACGGCGGAGGGTGTTTTTCCGGCTCGGCCTCGCCTTGACGCTTACGTTCTTAATGCTGCGTGGCCTGAATCTCTACGGCAACAGTCCCGCCGGACTTGGTTTTGGCTTTCCCTTTTCCGCCGGACCCTGGCAGGTTCAGCACTCGCTCAGCTTGACGGTAATCTCATTCTTCAACACTGAGAAATACCCGCCCTCTTTGCAATACCTGCTGATGACGCTTGGACCGTCGCTAATACTTCTCGCCGGCTTTGAATGTTTAAATCCGTCCGGTCGTCTGGGCAGAGTACTTCTGGTCTTTGGCCGCGTGCCGATGTTCTATTACGTTTTGCACATTTATCTCATCCATCTCATGGCCGTGGGCGTAGGGCTCTTATTCCACCAGCCCGTTTCCTGGCTGCTGCATGGTGGAGCTTTCCTTTCCTCTCCGCCGCCTGGTTACGGGCACAATCTGCCATTCATCTACCTGATGTGGCTGACCGTGGTGGCAATCCTCTACTTCCCTTGCCGCTGGTTCATGCGACTTAAAGAGCGACGCAAGGATTGGTGGCTTAGCTATCTCTGA
- a CDS encoding ChbG/HpnK family deacetylase, with the protein MRPSTDTGAQVTRLRITVILFSVRRLVINADDFGLTPGVNRGIAEAHEHGIVTSSTLMANGAALGNAVEIARSQPGLSVGCHLVLIDGSPLLPAERVRSLLAPEASRNPNPASPHFRSSLPGFARAAMTGRLDQRQIEDEAEAQIRRLQSAGLAVSHIDSHKHVHLFPAVASPLLRAAAKCNVHAVRNPFVPIRPLAWAHLVRRPRLWTRYTETKVLRRYADQFRRQVADQGMITTDGSFGVVATGSLDEKLFRAILCSVPEGTWEFVCHPGYHDPELDHVRTRLRESRELELRVLTSQMARELVRDEGIQLLSYTQLVAENIRNVTNDRGPSGAPPARP; encoded by the coding sequence GTGCGACCGTCCACCGATACAGGCGCACAGGTCACACGCTTGCGCATCACTGTTATTCTCTTTTCGGTGCGCCGACTTGTAATCAATGCCGATGACTTCGGGCTGACTCCAGGAGTCAACCGGGGCATCGCCGAAGCTCATGAACATGGCATCGTCACCTCGAGCACCCTAATGGCCAATGGCGCGGCGCTTGGCAATGCGGTCGAGATTGCGCGCTCGCAGCCGGGGCTAAGCGTCGGCTGTCACCTCGTATTAATCGACGGATCGCCGCTCCTACCTGCCGAGCGGGTCAGAAGCTTGCTTGCGCCGGAAGCCAGCCGCAATCCCAATCCCGCATCGCCACATTTTCGCTCCAGCCTGCCAGGCTTTGCGCGCGCAGCAATGACCGGACGCCTCGACCAGCGGCAAATAGAAGATGAAGCGGAAGCACAAATCCGGCGTTTGCAATCGGCAGGCTTGGCGGTTTCTCATATCGATAGTCATAAGCATGTCCATCTGTTTCCTGCGGTCGCTTCCCCCCTCCTTCGAGCTGCCGCGAAGTGTAACGTTCATGCTGTGCGGAACCCGTTCGTCCCTATCCGCCCGCTGGCGTGGGCTCATCTCGTGCGCCGTCCGCGCTTATGGACGAGGTACACGGAAACTAAGGTTTTGCGCCGCTATGCCGACCAATTTCGCCGGCAGGTTGCCGACCAAGGAATGATTACCACCGATGGCAGCTTCGGCGTTGTCGCTACCGGATCGCTGGATGAGAAGCTGTTTCGCGCCATCCTCTGCTCTGTTCCAGAGGGGACCTGGGAATTCGTCTGCCACCCGGGCTACCATGACCCCGAACTCGACCACGTGAGAACCCGCCTGCGCGAGTCTCGCGAGCTGGAACTGCGGGTGCTAACTTCGCAGATGGCGCGGGAGCTGGTGCGCGACGAGGGTATCCAACTGCTCAGTTACACGCAGCTCGTGGCAGAAAACATTCGGAACGTCACAAATGACCGCGGCCCTAGCGGCGCTCCTCCAGCTCGTCCATGA
- a CDS encoding GNAT family protein: MPDATLTLHSSSMGTDGIVLQGKVIRLEPLGHHHVDGLVAAAAADPSLYQWTPVPQSKAEAAKYIDTALAWQDEGTALPFATVRITDGQVIGSTRFWNVERWSWPDRHPRKNDRGTPDVCEIGYTWLTPSAIRTAANTEAKLLMLSHAFETWKVLRVCFHTDARNQRSRAALERIGGQFEGILRAHKIAVDHTARDSARYSIVAEEWPEVKQKLLQMMDRA, translated from the coding sequence TTGCCGGACGCAACCTTGACGTTGCATAGTAGCTCCATGGGAACGGATGGGATTGTGCTGCAGGGAAAAGTTATTCGTCTCGAGCCGCTCGGACATCACCATGTCGATGGGCTGGTGGCTGCTGCCGCAGCCGATCCCTCACTGTATCAGTGGACCCCCGTCCCACAAAGTAAGGCCGAGGCCGCCAAATACATCGATACCGCCCTCGCCTGGCAAGACGAAGGAACCGCGCTGCCCTTTGCGACCGTGCGCATAACTGACGGCCAGGTGATCGGTTCCACCCGATTCTGGAATGTCGAGCGCTGGTCGTGGCCCGACCGGCACCCCAGAAAAAATGACCGCGGCACACCTGATGTTTGTGAGATCGGCTACACCTGGCTGACGCCTTCTGCCATCCGGACCGCCGCCAACACTGAAGCTAAGCTGCTCATGCTGTCGCACGCCTTCGAGACCTGGAAGGTGCTTCGCGTCTGTTTTCACACCGACGCGCGAAACCAGCGCTCGCGCGCCGCGCTGGAACGCATCGGAGGACAATTCGAAGGAATTCTTCGCGCTCACAAAATAGCCGTGGACCACACCGCTCGCGACTCCGCCCGATATTCCATCGTGGCAGAAGAATGGCCTGAGGTGAAGCAAAAGCTGCTTCAGATGATGGATCGAGCGTAA